In Solea senegalensis isolate Sse05_10M linkage group LG6, IFAPA_SoseM_1, whole genome shotgun sequence, one genomic interval encodes:
- the pecam1b gene encoding platelet endothelial cell adhesion molecule isoform X5 — MVLLRLLTFTLLSSYFHPGTEVDAQRQFTIRSIMLTIEPGTNVTRDTNVTVRCKATVSSSSQEALSCEYTIYKDSSTVYTKRSSTAEDLLYPLPNAKVSNSGKYKCKITIEGKEMTSEATKLTVTGMSKPVLQLNRNAVSEGEEVTAWCEAPGETGSIFFYLYEDSKVIQEHSNSNPMEAKIRFRNVGLHKVHCAYAVLVMPNTFNSVESNTITVSVKELSIRPVLEIFPQDKVYEGDQLSITCNIRNALYSPENTPIDLYLSLGTKLLSSGKNKVNHTMVALAKDPGDFECRLEKGHVEKVITKMVSVTELFSSPTLTMNPADVFKGEVMSLTCKSESYASERINKEELTYTLEPSVSPLISTKPGEFSVKALTFDFNYTCEAQAKGIKKRSETLTVRPKVPVSIPKISVVGRAILGKPVKIRCHSDFGSFPINYTLLTGDDILSTSTVRLPTQEAVFTVTINKPEEIRKYMCKAQNNPKNGLPSSRLNATLIEPLRGLTLTVLPDLTEISEGNQLYLICGTKGTPPVTYKFYRVGDKRPLLTNTLNENNTHYHVDKLSKEHSGTYYCEADNHANNVVRSEKVIVEVHMALWKKAVIGGVCLLVVSVLVAVCVLYIKSKRGKRQAAAELRSASL; from the exons ATGGTCCTTCTACGACTGCTCACCTTCACACTCCTGTCCAGCT ACTTCCATCCAGGAACAGAAGTGGACGCACAGCGAC AATTCACGATAAGAAGCATCATGCTTACCATTGAGCCTGGTACTAACGTGACCCGCGACACCAACGTGACTGTGAGATGCAAAGCCACAGTCAGCAGCTCCAGCCAGGAGGCGCTGAGTTGTGAGTATACCATCTACAAGGACAGCAGCACCGTCTACACCAAGAGGTCCAGCACCGCCGAGGATCTGCTGTACCCGCTGCCCAATGCCAAAGTCTCCAACTCTGGCAAGTACAAGTGCAAGATCACCATCGAGGGCAAGGAGATGACGAGTGAAGCTACAAAACTCACAGTGACAG GTATGTCGAAACCTGTTCTCCAGCTAAACAGGAATGCGGTCAGTGAAGGGGAGGAGGTGACCGCCTGGTGTGAGGCGCCCGGCGAGACGGGCTCCATCTTCTTCTACTTATACGAGGACTCCAAGGTGATCCAGGAGCACTCCAACTCCAACCCAATGGAAGCCAAGATACGCTTCCGCAACGTTGGCTTGCACAAAGTCCACTGTGCCTACGCTGTCCTGGTAATGCCCAACACCTTCAACTCCGTCGAAAGCAACACCATCACTGTTTCGGTCAAAG AGCTCTCCATCAGACCTGTGTTGGAGATTTTCCCTCAGGACAAAGTCTATGAAGGAGACCAGCTCAGCATCACGTGCAACATCAGAAACGCTCTGTACAGCCCTGAAAATACGCCCATCGACTTGTACCTGAGCCTCGGGACCAAACTTCTCAGCAgtggaaaaaataaagtcaaccaCACCATGGTTGCACTGGCAAAGGACCCGGGGGATTTCGAGTGCAGATTAGAGAAGGGACATGTAGAAAAAGTCATCACAAAGATGGTTTCAGTGACTG AACTGTTTTCATCACCCACGCTCACCATGAACCCTGCTGACGTCTTTAAAGGAGAAGTCATGTCCCTGACCTGCAAAAGTGAGAGCTATGCGTCTGAGAGAATCAACAAGGAAGAGCTGACGTACACTCTTGAGCCGTCTGTCAGTCCTCTGATCTCCACCAAGCCGGGAGAGTTTTCTGTCAAAGCCCTGACCTTTGATTTCAACTACACCTGTGAGGCTCAAGCCAAAGGCATCAAGAAACGCAGCGAAACCCTGACTGTGCGTCCTAAAG TTCCTGTTTCCATTCCTAAGATTTCCGTGGTTGGTCGGGCGATCTTAGGAAAACCTGTCAAGATCCGCTGTCACTCGGACTTTGGCAGTTTTCCGATCAATTACACCCTGCTGACAGGGGACGACATACTGAGCACAAGCACTGTCAGGTTGCCCACTCAGGAAGCAGTTTTCACAGTCACCATCAACAAGCCCGAAGAAATACGCAAGTACATGTGCAAGGCTCAGAACAATCCCAAGAACGGCCTGCCCAGTTCAAGACTCAATGCTACTCTTATAG AGCCACTGAGAGGCCTGACTCTGACCGTCCTCCCTGACTTAACAGAAATCTCAGAGGGAAACCAGCTCTACCTGATATGTGGCACCAAAGGCACACCACCTGTCACCTATAAGTTTTACCGCGTCGGGGACAAACGTCCGCTGCTCACGAACACCTTGAATGAGAACAACACACACTACCACGTCGACAAGTTGTCCAAAGAGCACAGCGGCACGTACTACTGTGAGGCTGACAACCACGCCAACAACGTCGTCCGCAGTGAGAAGGTCATCGTCGAGG TTCACATGGCGCTGTGGAAGAAAGCCGTGATCGGGGGAGTTTGCCTGCTGGTGGTGTCGGTGCTGGTGGCggtgtgtgtgctgtacatCAAATCCAAGAGAG GGAAAAGACAAGCAGCTGCTGAATT ACGCAGCGCCTCTCTATGA
- the pecam1b gene encoding platelet endothelial cell adhesion molecule isoform X1: MVLLRLLTFTLLSSYFHPGTEVDAQRQFTIRSIMLTIEPGTNVTRDTNVTVRCKATVSSSSQEALSCEYTIYKDSSTVYTKRSSTAEDLLYPLPNAKVSNSGKYKCKITIEGKEMTSEATKLTVTGMSKPVLQLNRNAVSEGEEVTAWCEAPGETGSIFFYLYEDSKVIQEHSNSNPMEAKIRFRNVGLHKVHCAYAVLVMPNTFNSVESNTITVSVKELSIRPVLEIFPQDKVYEGDQLSITCNIRNALYSPENTPIDLYLSLGTKLLSSGKNKVNHTMVALAKDPGDFECRLEKGHVEKVITKMVSVTELFSSPTLTMNPADVFKGEVMSLTCKSESYASERINKEELTYTLEPSVSPLISTKPGEFSVKALTFDFNYTCEAQAKGIKKRSETLTVRPKVPVSIPKISVVGRAILGKPVKIRCHSDFGSFPINYTLLTGDDILSTSTVRLPTQEAVFTVTINKPEEIRKYMCKAQNNPKNGLPSSRLNATLIEPLRGLTLTVLPDLTEISEGNQLYLICGTKGTPPVTYKFYRVGDKRPLLTNTLNENNTHYHVDKLSKEHSGTYYCEADNHANNVVRSEKVIVEVHMALWKKAVIGGVCLLVVSVLVAVCVLYIKSKRVRVVRAAVSVWSERPPEADKDEEDVSSVMSSEPDVEYTEVVHPQPADAARVPPRKGTDTVYSELKNLPPGAADHHDYGSVEYAELNSDRPEINPHPPEVNNYHDLPKPVD, encoded by the exons ATGGTCCTTCTACGACTGCTCACCTTCACACTCCTGTCCAGCT ACTTCCATCCAGGAACAGAAGTGGACGCACAGCGAC AATTCACGATAAGAAGCATCATGCTTACCATTGAGCCTGGTACTAACGTGACCCGCGACACCAACGTGACTGTGAGATGCAAAGCCACAGTCAGCAGCTCCAGCCAGGAGGCGCTGAGTTGTGAGTATACCATCTACAAGGACAGCAGCACCGTCTACACCAAGAGGTCCAGCACCGCCGAGGATCTGCTGTACCCGCTGCCCAATGCCAAAGTCTCCAACTCTGGCAAGTACAAGTGCAAGATCACCATCGAGGGCAAGGAGATGACGAGTGAAGCTACAAAACTCACAGTGACAG GTATGTCGAAACCTGTTCTCCAGCTAAACAGGAATGCGGTCAGTGAAGGGGAGGAGGTGACCGCCTGGTGTGAGGCGCCCGGCGAGACGGGCTCCATCTTCTTCTACTTATACGAGGACTCCAAGGTGATCCAGGAGCACTCCAACTCCAACCCAATGGAAGCCAAGATACGCTTCCGCAACGTTGGCTTGCACAAAGTCCACTGTGCCTACGCTGTCCTGGTAATGCCCAACACCTTCAACTCCGTCGAAAGCAACACCATCACTGTTTCGGTCAAAG AGCTCTCCATCAGACCTGTGTTGGAGATTTTCCCTCAGGACAAAGTCTATGAAGGAGACCAGCTCAGCATCACGTGCAACATCAGAAACGCTCTGTACAGCCCTGAAAATACGCCCATCGACTTGTACCTGAGCCTCGGGACCAAACTTCTCAGCAgtggaaaaaataaagtcaaccaCACCATGGTTGCACTGGCAAAGGACCCGGGGGATTTCGAGTGCAGATTAGAGAAGGGACATGTAGAAAAAGTCATCACAAAGATGGTTTCAGTGACTG AACTGTTTTCATCACCCACGCTCACCATGAACCCTGCTGACGTCTTTAAAGGAGAAGTCATGTCCCTGACCTGCAAAAGTGAGAGCTATGCGTCTGAGAGAATCAACAAGGAAGAGCTGACGTACACTCTTGAGCCGTCTGTCAGTCCTCTGATCTCCACCAAGCCGGGAGAGTTTTCTGTCAAAGCCCTGACCTTTGATTTCAACTACACCTGTGAGGCTCAAGCCAAAGGCATCAAGAAACGCAGCGAAACCCTGACTGTGCGTCCTAAAG TTCCTGTTTCCATTCCTAAGATTTCCGTGGTTGGTCGGGCGATCTTAGGAAAACCTGTCAAGATCCGCTGTCACTCGGACTTTGGCAGTTTTCCGATCAATTACACCCTGCTGACAGGGGACGACATACTGAGCACAAGCACTGTCAGGTTGCCCACTCAGGAAGCAGTTTTCACAGTCACCATCAACAAGCCCGAAGAAATACGCAAGTACATGTGCAAGGCTCAGAACAATCCCAAGAACGGCCTGCCCAGTTCAAGACTCAATGCTACTCTTATAG AGCCACTGAGAGGCCTGACTCTGACCGTCCTCCCTGACTTAACAGAAATCTCAGAGGGAAACCAGCTCTACCTGATATGTGGCACCAAAGGCACACCACCTGTCACCTATAAGTTTTACCGCGTCGGGGACAAACGTCCGCTGCTCACGAACACCTTGAATGAGAACAACACACACTACCACGTCGACAAGTTGTCCAAAGAGCACAGCGGCACGTACTACTGTGAGGCTGACAACCACGCCAACAACGTCGTCCGCAGTGAGAAGGTCATCGTCGAGG TTCACATGGCGCTGTGGAAGAAAGCCGTGATCGGGGGAGTTTGCCTGCTGGTGGTGTCGGTGCTGGTGGCggtgtgtgtgctgtacatCAAATCCAAGAGAG TGAGAGTGGTCAGAGCTGCGGTCAGCGTGTGGAGTGAGCGACCTCCTGAAGCAG ACAAAGACGAGGAGGACGTGAGCAGTGTGATGTCCAGCGAGCCTGATGTAGAGTACACGGAGGTGGTGCATCCACAGCCGGCTGACGCTGCCAGAG TCCCGCCGCGAAAAGGCACGGACACCGTGTACAGCGAGCTCAAAAACCTTCCACCTG GTGCGGCCGATCATCATGACTAT GGATCAGTGGAGTACGCAGAGCTCAACAGCGACCGACCGGAGATCAATCCTCACCCTCCAGAGGTCAACAACTACCACGACCTGCCCAAGCCGGTGGATTAA
- the pecam1b gene encoding platelet endothelial cell adhesion molecule isoform X3: MVLLRLLTFTLLSSYFHPGTEVDAQRQFTIRSIMLTIEPGTNVTRDTNVTVRCKATVSSSSQEALSCEYTIYKDSSTVYTKRSSTAEDLLYPLPNAKVSNSGKYKCKITIEGKEMTSEATKLTVTGMSKPVLQLNRNAVSEGEEVTAWCEAPGETGSIFFYLYEDSKVIQEHSNSNPMEAKIRFRNVGLHKVHCAYAVLVMPNTFNSVESNTITVSVKELSIRPVLEIFPQDKVYEGDQLSITCNIRNALYSPENTPIDLYLSLGTKLLSSGKNKVNHTMVALAKDPGDFECRLEKGHVEKVITKMVSVTELFSSPTLTMNPADVFKGEVMSLTCKSESYASERINKEELTYTLEPSVSPLISTKPGEFSVKALTFDFNYTCEAQAKGIKKRSETLTVRPKVPVSIPKISVVGRAILGKPVKIRCHSDFGSFPINYTLLTGDDILSTSTVRLPTQEAVFTVTINKPEEIRKYMCKAQNNPKNGLPSSRLNATLIEPLRGLTLTVLPDLTEISEGNQLYLICGTKGTPPVTYKFYRVGDKRPLLTNTLNENNTHYHVDKLSKEHSGTYYCEADNHANNVVRSEKVIVEVHMALWKKAVIGGVCLLVVSVLVAVCVLYIKSKRGKRQAAAELSVESGQSCGQRVE; encoded by the exons ATGGTCCTTCTACGACTGCTCACCTTCACACTCCTGTCCAGCT ACTTCCATCCAGGAACAGAAGTGGACGCACAGCGAC AATTCACGATAAGAAGCATCATGCTTACCATTGAGCCTGGTACTAACGTGACCCGCGACACCAACGTGACTGTGAGATGCAAAGCCACAGTCAGCAGCTCCAGCCAGGAGGCGCTGAGTTGTGAGTATACCATCTACAAGGACAGCAGCACCGTCTACACCAAGAGGTCCAGCACCGCCGAGGATCTGCTGTACCCGCTGCCCAATGCCAAAGTCTCCAACTCTGGCAAGTACAAGTGCAAGATCACCATCGAGGGCAAGGAGATGACGAGTGAAGCTACAAAACTCACAGTGACAG GTATGTCGAAACCTGTTCTCCAGCTAAACAGGAATGCGGTCAGTGAAGGGGAGGAGGTGACCGCCTGGTGTGAGGCGCCCGGCGAGACGGGCTCCATCTTCTTCTACTTATACGAGGACTCCAAGGTGATCCAGGAGCACTCCAACTCCAACCCAATGGAAGCCAAGATACGCTTCCGCAACGTTGGCTTGCACAAAGTCCACTGTGCCTACGCTGTCCTGGTAATGCCCAACACCTTCAACTCCGTCGAAAGCAACACCATCACTGTTTCGGTCAAAG AGCTCTCCATCAGACCTGTGTTGGAGATTTTCCCTCAGGACAAAGTCTATGAAGGAGACCAGCTCAGCATCACGTGCAACATCAGAAACGCTCTGTACAGCCCTGAAAATACGCCCATCGACTTGTACCTGAGCCTCGGGACCAAACTTCTCAGCAgtggaaaaaataaagtcaaccaCACCATGGTTGCACTGGCAAAGGACCCGGGGGATTTCGAGTGCAGATTAGAGAAGGGACATGTAGAAAAAGTCATCACAAAGATGGTTTCAGTGACTG AACTGTTTTCATCACCCACGCTCACCATGAACCCTGCTGACGTCTTTAAAGGAGAAGTCATGTCCCTGACCTGCAAAAGTGAGAGCTATGCGTCTGAGAGAATCAACAAGGAAGAGCTGACGTACACTCTTGAGCCGTCTGTCAGTCCTCTGATCTCCACCAAGCCGGGAGAGTTTTCTGTCAAAGCCCTGACCTTTGATTTCAACTACACCTGTGAGGCTCAAGCCAAAGGCATCAAGAAACGCAGCGAAACCCTGACTGTGCGTCCTAAAG TTCCTGTTTCCATTCCTAAGATTTCCGTGGTTGGTCGGGCGATCTTAGGAAAACCTGTCAAGATCCGCTGTCACTCGGACTTTGGCAGTTTTCCGATCAATTACACCCTGCTGACAGGGGACGACATACTGAGCACAAGCACTGTCAGGTTGCCCACTCAGGAAGCAGTTTTCACAGTCACCATCAACAAGCCCGAAGAAATACGCAAGTACATGTGCAAGGCTCAGAACAATCCCAAGAACGGCCTGCCCAGTTCAAGACTCAATGCTACTCTTATAG AGCCACTGAGAGGCCTGACTCTGACCGTCCTCCCTGACTTAACAGAAATCTCAGAGGGAAACCAGCTCTACCTGATATGTGGCACCAAAGGCACACCACCTGTCACCTATAAGTTTTACCGCGTCGGGGACAAACGTCCGCTGCTCACGAACACCTTGAATGAGAACAACACACACTACCACGTCGACAAGTTGTCCAAAGAGCACAGCGGCACGTACTACTGTGAGGCTGACAACCACGCCAACAACGTCGTCCGCAGTGAGAAGGTCATCGTCGAGG TTCACATGGCGCTGTGGAAGAAAGCCGTGATCGGGGGAGTTTGCCTGCTGGTGGTGTCGGTGCTGGTGGCggtgtgtgtgctgtacatCAAATCCAAGAGAG GGAAAAGACAAGCAGCTGCTGAATTGTCAGT TGAGAGTGGTCAGAGCTGCGGTCAGCGTGTGGAGTGA
- the pecam1b gene encoding platelet endothelial cell adhesion molecule isoform X2: protein MVLLRLLTFTLLSSYFHPGTEVDAQRQFTIRSIMLTIEPGTNVTRDTNVTVRCKATVSSSSQEALSCEYTIYKDSSTVYTKRSSTAEDLLYPLPNAKVSNSGKYKCKITIEGKEMTSEATKLTVTGMSKPVLQLNRNAVSEGEEVTAWCEAPGETGSIFFYLYEDSKVIQEHSNSNPMEAKIRFRNVGLHKVHCAYAVLVMPNTFNSVESNTITVSVKELSIRPVLEIFPQDKVYEGDQLSITCNIRNALYSPENTPIDLYLSLGTKLLSSGKNKVNHTMVALAKDPGDFECRLEKGHVEKVITKMVSVTELFSSPTLTMNPADVFKGEVMSLTCKSESYASERINKEELTYTLEPSVSPLISTKPGEFSVKALTFDFNYTCEAQAKGIKKRSETLTVRPKVPVSIPKISVVGRAILGKPVKIRCHSDFGSFPINYTLLTGDDILSTSTVRLPTQEAVFTVTINKPEEIRKYMCKAQNNPKNGLPSSRLNATLIEPLRGLTLTVLPDLTEISEGNQLYLICGTKGTPPVTYKFYRVGDKRPLLTNTLNENNTHYHVDKLSKEHSGTYYCEADNHANNVVRSEKVIVEVHMALWKKAVIGGVCLLVVSVLVAVCVLYIKSKRGKRQAAAELSVLLKGWENSANLFWGPEQHLP from the exons ATGGTCCTTCTACGACTGCTCACCTTCACACTCCTGTCCAGCT ACTTCCATCCAGGAACAGAAGTGGACGCACAGCGAC AATTCACGATAAGAAGCATCATGCTTACCATTGAGCCTGGTACTAACGTGACCCGCGACACCAACGTGACTGTGAGATGCAAAGCCACAGTCAGCAGCTCCAGCCAGGAGGCGCTGAGTTGTGAGTATACCATCTACAAGGACAGCAGCACCGTCTACACCAAGAGGTCCAGCACCGCCGAGGATCTGCTGTACCCGCTGCCCAATGCCAAAGTCTCCAACTCTGGCAAGTACAAGTGCAAGATCACCATCGAGGGCAAGGAGATGACGAGTGAAGCTACAAAACTCACAGTGACAG GTATGTCGAAACCTGTTCTCCAGCTAAACAGGAATGCGGTCAGTGAAGGGGAGGAGGTGACCGCCTGGTGTGAGGCGCCCGGCGAGACGGGCTCCATCTTCTTCTACTTATACGAGGACTCCAAGGTGATCCAGGAGCACTCCAACTCCAACCCAATGGAAGCCAAGATACGCTTCCGCAACGTTGGCTTGCACAAAGTCCACTGTGCCTACGCTGTCCTGGTAATGCCCAACACCTTCAACTCCGTCGAAAGCAACACCATCACTGTTTCGGTCAAAG AGCTCTCCATCAGACCTGTGTTGGAGATTTTCCCTCAGGACAAAGTCTATGAAGGAGACCAGCTCAGCATCACGTGCAACATCAGAAACGCTCTGTACAGCCCTGAAAATACGCCCATCGACTTGTACCTGAGCCTCGGGACCAAACTTCTCAGCAgtggaaaaaataaagtcaaccaCACCATGGTTGCACTGGCAAAGGACCCGGGGGATTTCGAGTGCAGATTAGAGAAGGGACATGTAGAAAAAGTCATCACAAAGATGGTTTCAGTGACTG AACTGTTTTCATCACCCACGCTCACCATGAACCCTGCTGACGTCTTTAAAGGAGAAGTCATGTCCCTGACCTGCAAAAGTGAGAGCTATGCGTCTGAGAGAATCAACAAGGAAGAGCTGACGTACACTCTTGAGCCGTCTGTCAGTCCTCTGATCTCCACCAAGCCGGGAGAGTTTTCTGTCAAAGCCCTGACCTTTGATTTCAACTACACCTGTGAGGCTCAAGCCAAAGGCATCAAGAAACGCAGCGAAACCCTGACTGTGCGTCCTAAAG TTCCTGTTTCCATTCCTAAGATTTCCGTGGTTGGTCGGGCGATCTTAGGAAAACCTGTCAAGATCCGCTGTCACTCGGACTTTGGCAGTTTTCCGATCAATTACACCCTGCTGACAGGGGACGACATACTGAGCACAAGCACTGTCAGGTTGCCCACTCAGGAAGCAGTTTTCACAGTCACCATCAACAAGCCCGAAGAAATACGCAAGTACATGTGCAAGGCTCAGAACAATCCCAAGAACGGCCTGCCCAGTTCAAGACTCAATGCTACTCTTATAG AGCCACTGAGAGGCCTGACTCTGACCGTCCTCCCTGACTTAACAGAAATCTCAGAGGGAAACCAGCTCTACCTGATATGTGGCACCAAAGGCACACCACCTGTCACCTATAAGTTTTACCGCGTCGGGGACAAACGTCCGCTGCTCACGAACACCTTGAATGAGAACAACACACACTACCACGTCGACAAGTTGTCCAAAGAGCACAGCGGCACGTACTACTGTGAGGCTGACAACCACGCCAACAACGTCGTCCGCAGTGAGAAGGTCATCGTCGAGG TTCACATGGCGCTGTGGAAGAAAGCCGTGATCGGGGGAGTTTGCCTGCTGGTGGTGTCGGTGCTGGTGGCggtgtgtgtgctgtacatCAAATCCAAGAGAG GGAAAAGACAAGCAGCTGCTGAATTGTCAGT GTTGCTCAAAGGCTGGGAAAATTCCGCAAATTTGTTTTGGGGACCCGAACAACATCTcccgtga
- the pecam1b gene encoding platelet endothelial cell adhesion molecule isoform X4, which translates to MVLLRLLTFTLLSSYFHPGTEVDAQRQFTIRSIMLTIEPGTNVTRDTNVTVRCKATVSSSSQEALSCEYTIYKDSSTVYTKRSSTAEDLLYPLPNAKVSNSGKYKCKITIEGKEMTSEATKLTVTGMSKPVLQLNRNAVSEGEEVTAWCEAPGETGSIFFYLYEDSKVIQEHSNSNPMEAKIRFRNVGLHKVHCAYAVLVMPNTFNSVESNTITVSVKELSIRPVLEIFPQDKVYEGDQLSITCNIRNALYSPENTPIDLYLSLGTKLLSSGKNKVNHTMVALAKDPGDFECRLEKGHVEKVITKMVSVTELFSSPTLTMNPADVFKGEVMSLTCKSESYASERINKEELTYTLEPSVSPLISTKPGEFSVKALTFDFNYTCEAQAKGIKKRSETLTVRPKVPVSIPKISVVGRAILGKPVKIRCHSDFGSFPINYTLLTGDDILSTSTVRLPTQEAVFTVTINKPEEIRKYMCKAQNNPKNGLPSSRLNATLIEPLRGLTLTVLPDLTEISEGNQLYLICGTKGTPPVTYKFYRVGDKRPLLTNTLNENNTHYHVDKLSKEHSGTYYCEADNHANNVVRSEKVIVEVHMALWKKAVIGGVCLLVVSVLVAVCVLYIKSKRGKRQAAAELSVRSASL; encoded by the exons ATGGTCCTTCTACGACTGCTCACCTTCACACTCCTGTCCAGCT ACTTCCATCCAGGAACAGAAGTGGACGCACAGCGAC AATTCACGATAAGAAGCATCATGCTTACCATTGAGCCTGGTACTAACGTGACCCGCGACACCAACGTGACTGTGAGATGCAAAGCCACAGTCAGCAGCTCCAGCCAGGAGGCGCTGAGTTGTGAGTATACCATCTACAAGGACAGCAGCACCGTCTACACCAAGAGGTCCAGCACCGCCGAGGATCTGCTGTACCCGCTGCCCAATGCCAAAGTCTCCAACTCTGGCAAGTACAAGTGCAAGATCACCATCGAGGGCAAGGAGATGACGAGTGAAGCTACAAAACTCACAGTGACAG GTATGTCGAAACCTGTTCTCCAGCTAAACAGGAATGCGGTCAGTGAAGGGGAGGAGGTGACCGCCTGGTGTGAGGCGCCCGGCGAGACGGGCTCCATCTTCTTCTACTTATACGAGGACTCCAAGGTGATCCAGGAGCACTCCAACTCCAACCCAATGGAAGCCAAGATACGCTTCCGCAACGTTGGCTTGCACAAAGTCCACTGTGCCTACGCTGTCCTGGTAATGCCCAACACCTTCAACTCCGTCGAAAGCAACACCATCACTGTTTCGGTCAAAG AGCTCTCCATCAGACCTGTGTTGGAGATTTTCCCTCAGGACAAAGTCTATGAAGGAGACCAGCTCAGCATCACGTGCAACATCAGAAACGCTCTGTACAGCCCTGAAAATACGCCCATCGACTTGTACCTGAGCCTCGGGACCAAACTTCTCAGCAgtggaaaaaataaagtcaaccaCACCATGGTTGCACTGGCAAAGGACCCGGGGGATTTCGAGTGCAGATTAGAGAAGGGACATGTAGAAAAAGTCATCACAAAGATGGTTTCAGTGACTG AACTGTTTTCATCACCCACGCTCACCATGAACCCTGCTGACGTCTTTAAAGGAGAAGTCATGTCCCTGACCTGCAAAAGTGAGAGCTATGCGTCTGAGAGAATCAACAAGGAAGAGCTGACGTACACTCTTGAGCCGTCTGTCAGTCCTCTGATCTCCACCAAGCCGGGAGAGTTTTCTGTCAAAGCCCTGACCTTTGATTTCAACTACACCTGTGAGGCTCAAGCCAAAGGCATCAAGAAACGCAGCGAAACCCTGACTGTGCGTCCTAAAG TTCCTGTTTCCATTCCTAAGATTTCCGTGGTTGGTCGGGCGATCTTAGGAAAACCTGTCAAGATCCGCTGTCACTCGGACTTTGGCAGTTTTCCGATCAATTACACCCTGCTGACAGGGGACGACATACTGAGCACAAGCACTGTCAGGTTGCCCACTCAGGAAGCAGTTTTCACAGTCACCATCAACAAGCCCGAAGAAATACGCAAGTACATGTGCAAGGCTCAGAACAATCCCAAGAACGGCCTGCCCAGTTCAAGACTCAATGCTACTCTTATAG AGCCACTGAGAGGCCTGACTCTGACCGTCCTCCCTGACTTAACAGAAATCTCAGAGGGAAACCAGCTCTACCTGATATGTGGCACCAAAGGCACACCACCTGTCACCTATAAGTTTTACCGCGTCGGGGACAAACGTCCGCTGCTCACGAACACCTTGAATGAGAACAACACACACTACCACGTCGACAAGTTGTCCAAAGAGCACAGCGGCACGTACTACTGTGAGGCTGACAACCACGCCAACAACGTCGTCCGCAGTGAGAAGGTCATCGTCGAGG TTCACATGGCGCTGTGGAAGAAAGCCGTGATCGGGGGAGTTTGCCTGCTGGTGGTGTCGGTGCTGGTGGCggtgtgtgtgctgtacatCAAATCCAAGAGAG GGAAAAGACAAGCAGCTGCTGAATTGTCAGT ACGCAGCGCCTCTCTATGA
- the LOC122770892 gene encoding uncharacterized protein LOC122770892 — translation MVLLRLLTFTLLSSYFHPGTVVDAQPQPSIIPFLEIFPQDKVYEGDKLSITCNITCTISLCSSNNTPIYLDLRHRTKTIPIYTIDAQTKNPLDFECRFGMGNGTKNSNQRASVTELFSSPTLTMNPADVFKGDFMSLTCKSESYASERIHKEELTYTLEPSNTSLNSTELGVFSVKALTFDFNYTCVAQAKGIKKRSETLTVRPKDPPLTAPADSPKIPEGKQLTTTANKNITEFQIKKLCKEHSGTYNSEVTKEGEAGHMALWKEAVIGGVCLLVGSALMCVLYKFMMGRGSYSIATRAGYNQQIPEPN, via the exons ATGGTTCTTCTACGACTGCTCACCTTTACACTCTTGTCCAGCT ACTTCCATCCAGGAACAGTAGTGGACGCACAGCCAC AGCCCTCCATCATACCTTTTTTGGAGATATTCCCTCAGGACAAAGTCTATGAAGGAGACAAGCTCAGCATCACGTGCAACATCACATGCACCATCAGTCTGTGCAGCTCTAATAATACGCCCATCTACTTGGACCTGAGGCACAGGACCAAAACTATCCCCATCTACACCATTGATGCACAGACAAAGAACCCGCTGGATTTCGAGTGCAGATTTGGGATgggaaatggaacaaaaaacTCCAACCAGAGAGCTTCAGTGACCG AACTGTTTTCATCACCCACGCTCACCATGAACCCTGCTGACGTCTTTAAAGGAGACTTCATGTCACTGACCTGCAAAAGTGAGAGCTATGCGTCTGAGAGAATCCACAAGGAAGAGCTGACTTACACTCTTGAGCCGTCCAACACTTCTCTGAACTCCACCGAGCTGGGAGTGTTTTCTGTCAAAGCCCTGACCTTTGATTTCAACTACACCTGTGTGGCTCAAGCCAAAGGCATCAAGAAGCGCAGTGAAACCCTGACTGTGCGTCCTAAAG ACCCACCTCTGACCGCCCCCGCTGACTCACCGAAAATCCCAGAGGGAAAGCAGTTGACGACCACCGCTAACAAGAACATCACAGAATTCCAGATCAAGAAGTTATGCAAAGAGCACAGTGGCACGTACAACAGTGAGGTCACCAAAGAGGGTGAGGCTG GTCACATGGCGCTGTGGAAGGAAGCCGTGATCGGGGGAGTTTGCCTGCTGGTGGGGTCGGCGCTGATGTGTGTGCTGTACAAATTCATGATGGGTAGAGGAAGCTATAGTATCGCTACGAGGGCTGGGTATAACCAACAAATTCCTGAACCGAATTGA